Proteins from one Vibrio coralliirubri genomic window:
- a CDS encoding alcohol dehydrogenase family protein translates to MNFEIPKTMKGAEMLGHGGAEMLGYREDIAVPQIEPNEVLIKVMAAGVNNTDINTRIGWYAKSEDSDDASWSGEALKFPRIQGADVCGFIVAVGNEVSAERIGERVLIEPCLTEVYGQDLPQPWYFGSECDGGFAEYTKVAAKHAYAVNSTMSDVELASFPCSYSTAENMLTRSNVAEGDRVLISGASGGVGSAAIQLAKARGAYVIAITSPSKNQQLLELGADEVIARDADLVKALGESSVNVVIDLVAGDKWPEFLEVLKPHGRYAVSGAIGGAMVELDVRTLYLKDLSFFGCTVLEPQVFQNLVNRIEKQQIGAIVAESYPLADIHKAQDEFLKKKHVGKIVLEVAER, encoded by the coding sequence ATGAATTTCGAGATACCAAAAACAATGAAAGGCGCAGAGATGCTAGGACACGGCGGGGCAGAGATGCTTGGGTACCGTGAAGACATTGCTGTTCCACAAATTGAGCCTAATGAAGTGCTGATCAAAGTCATGGCAGCAGGCGTTAATAATACCGACATCAACACGCGAATCGGTTGGTATGCAAAAAGTGAGGATTCAGACGATGCCAGTTGGTCTGGCGAAGCGTTGAAATTCCCTCGCATCCAAGGTGCCGATGTGTGCGGTTTCATCGTAGCCGTTGGTAACGAAGTTTCGGCTGAACGTATTGGCGAGCGTGTTCTGATTGAGCCTTGTTTGACCGAGGTTTATGGACAAGATCTACCACAGCCATGGTATTTCGGATCTGAATGCGATGGTGGTTTCGCTGAATACACCAAAGTGGCAGCTAAACATGCTTACGCGGTGAACAGCACCATGTCGGATGTTGAGCTAGCGTCTTTCCCATGCTCTTACTCGACCGCAGAAAACATGCTGACTCGCTCGAATGTGGCTGAGGGTGATCGCGTGCTTATCTCTGGCGCATCGGGCGGTGTGGGCTCTGCGGCTATTCAGTTAGCAAAAGCTCGCGGCGCGTATGTGATTGCCATCACTAGCCCAAGCAAGAACCAACAGTTACTTGAACTTGGCGCTGATGAAGTGATTGCCCGTGATGCTGATTTGGTTAAAGCGCTAGGCGAAAGCAGTGTGAATGTGGTTATCGACTTAGTCGCCGGTGACAAATGGCCTGAATTCCTTGAAGTGCTGAAACCACATGGTCGTTATGCCGTATCTGGCGCAATTGGCGGTGCTATGGTTGAGCTTGATGTCCGAACTCTGTATCTCAAAGACCTTAGCTTTTTTGGTTGCACGGTTTTAGAACCACAGGTATTCCAGAATCTAGTCAACCGTATTGAGAAGCAGCAGATTGGCGCGATTGTCGCAGAGTCTTATCCGCTAGCCGATATCCATAAAGCGCAAGATGAGTTCTTAAAGAAAAAACACGTTGGTAAGATCGTGTTGGAAGTGGCAGAGCGCTAG